One window from the genome of Salvia miltiorrhiza cultivar Shanhuang (shh) chromosome 7, IMPLAD_Smil_shh, whole genome shotgun sequence encodes:
- the LOC130996201 gene encoding protein BASIC PENTACYSTEINE2-like — MDEDSLRNWGYYEPPLKGLGLQLMSSLAERDTKPFLSGRDNPVMVSANGAFHHRDCVVTEPPVTHMDYVRDSWINHREKFLHMFPGNPYSSVLAESSGSHHPMQMVQQPQQQPPQQQPETAKETRPSMEEPVVKKESGPAKKRAAAATPKTPKAKKPRKNPAPKENGNGNPSVQRAKTAKKNVEVVINGIDMDITGIPIPVCSCTGTPQQCYRWGCGGWQSACCTTTISMYPLPMSQKRRGARIAGRKMSQGAFKKVLEKLAAEGYNFANPIDLRTYWAKHGTNKFVIIR, encoded by the coding sequence ATGGACGAGGACAGCCTAAGGAATTGGGGTTATTATGAACCTCCCCTTAAAGGGCTCGGTCTCCAGCTCATGTCGTCTCTGGCAGAGCGAGACACAAAGCCTTTTCTATCTGGGCGCGACAATCCTGTAATGGTTTCAGCGAATGGTGCCTTCCATCACCGAGATTGTGTTGTTACTGAACCACCAGTCACACACATGGACTACGTTAGGGATAGCTGGATAAACCATAGGGAGAAGTTCTTGCATATGTTCCCAGGGAACCCTTACAGCTCCGTTCTTGCTGAGTCTTCCGGAAGCCACCATCCGATGCAGATGGTGCAGCAGCCGCAGCAGCAGCCGCCTCAGCAGCAACCAGAAACAGCCAAAGAGACGAGGCCGAGCATGGAAGAGCCAGTTGTGAAGAAGGAAAGCGGACCTGCCAAAAAGAGAGCGGCGGCTGCAACCCCCAAAACTCCAAAAGCTAAGAAACCTAGGAAAAACCCTGCACCCAAGGAAAATGGTAACGGTAATCCTTCCGTTCAACGTGCAAAAACAGCAAAGAAGAACGTGGAAGTTGTTATCAACGGAATTGATATGGATATTACTGGCATACCGATTCCTGTTTGCTCTTGCACCGGCACTCCCCAGCAGTGTTATAGATGGGGGTGTGGGGGCTGGCAGTCGGCATGCTGCACCACAACTATATCAATGTATCCATTACCGATGAGCCAAAAAAGACGTGGAGCCAGAATTGCTGGCCGGAAGATGAGTCAAGGCGCATTTAAGAAGGTTTTGGAAAAACTTGCTGCTGAGGGCTATAACTTTGCTAACCCCATTGATCTGAGGACTTATTGGGCTAAACATGGAACCAACAAGTTTGTGATAATCAGGTAG